The Pseudomonas kermanshahensis genome includes a window with the following:
- a CDS encoding AAA family ATPase, which produces MLTTLAIGNYRSINHLVLPLGQLNLVTGANGSGKSNLYKALRLLAETAQGGVIEALAREGGLDSTWWAGPEMSARMKRGEVPIQGQHPSDAKRLRLGFATEDFGFAISLGLPIPLPYPSAFMLDPEIKTEAIWAAGAYRPSSLLVERKNAMVRAREGNSWTVLDQHADSCESFFNIVGRPRQAPEIGELRAFINSWRFYDHFRIDRDAPCRQPQLGTRSPVLHHDGRNLASALQTIIEIGEVEDLVAALDDAFPGSRLAIDAPPGGLFSVQLHQHGLLRPLGGAELSDGTLRYLLLMAALLTPRPPSLMVLNEPETSLHADLLPALARLIIRASRRSQVWVVSHSAPLIEALSACDGCNVLELEKIQGQTQLRGVGLLDEPLWRWVD; this is translated from the coding sequence ATGCTCACCACCCTCGCCATCGGTAACTACCGCTCGATCAACCACCTTGTGTTGCCATTGGGCCAACTCAACTTGGTGACCGGTGCCAACGGCAGCGGCAAATCCAACCTGTACAAAGCCCTGCGCCTGCTCGCCGAAACCGCCCAGGGCGGCGTGATCGAAGCGCTCGCTCGCGAAGGCGGACTGGATTCGACCTGGTGGGCGGGGCCTGAGATGAGCGCACGGATGAAGCGCGGTGAAGTGCCCATCCAAGGCCAGCACCCGAGCGACGCCAAACGCCTGCGCCTCGGCTTCGCCACCGAGGATTTCGGCTTTGCCATCTCACTCGGCCTGCCGATTCCCCTGCCCTATCCCAGCGCATTCATGCTCGACCCCGAGATCAAAACCGAAGCCATCTGGGCCGCCGGCGCGTACCGGCCATCGTCCTTGCTGGTTGAACGTAAAAACGCGATGGTTCGTGCCCGGGAGGGAAACAGTTGGACGGTACTCGATCAACATGCCGACAGCTGTGAGAGCTTTTTCAACATCGTAGGCCGGCCACGCCAGGCACCCGAGATCGGGGAGCTGCGGGCGTTCATCAACAGCTGGCGGTTCTACGATCACTTCCGTATCGACCGTGACGCGCCTTGCCGTCAACCACAGCTCGGGACTCGCTCGCCGGTTCTGCATCACGATGGGCGCAACCTTGCCTCGGCATTGCAGACTATCATCGAGATTGGTGAGGTTGAGGACCTCGTAGCGGCACTGGATGACGCGTTTCCCGGGAGTCGCCTGGCGATTGATGCACCGCCGGGTGGGCTGTTCAGCGTACAGCTCCATCAGCACGGGCTTTTGCGCCCGCTGGGGGGTGCTGAATTGTCGGATGGGACCCTGCGTTATCTGCTGTTGATGGCAGCACTGCTGACGCCACGGCCGCCGTCGTTGATGGTGCTGAACGAGCCGGAAACCAGCTTGCATGCTGACCTGCTTCCTGCGCTAGCGCGGTTGATCATTCGCGCTTCGCGTCGTAGCCAAGTTTGGGTCGTATCCCACAGCGCCCCGTTGATCGAGGCGCTGTCGGCCTGTGACGGCTGCAATGTGCTGGAGCTGGAGAAAATCCAGGGGCAAACGCAGCTGCGCGGTGTTGGGCTGTTAGATGAGCCGCTGTGGCGCTGGGTGGATTGA
- a CDS encoding cupin domain-containing protein, translating to MTNANLQPVNLAQKASLIDRQWSPRVVAEMNDYQFKVVRIEGEFIWHSHPETDEAFLVLEGTLRIDLPEGCVYVNPGELYVVPRGVEHRTAAQGEAKLMMIEPRGVLNTGHEGGERTALNDVWI from the coding sequence ATGACCAATGCCAACTTGCAACCTGTGAACCTGGCCCAAAAGGCTTCGCTGATCGATCGACAGTGGAGCCCGAGGGTGGTCGCCGAAATGAACGACTACCAGTTCAAGGTCGTGCGAATCGAGGGTGAATTCATCTGGCACTCGCACCCAGAGACCGACGAAGCGTTTCTTGTGCTTGAAGGCACGTTACGCATCGACCTACCCGAGGGCTGCGTCTATGTGAACCCGGGCGAACTGTATGTGGTGCCACGTGGGGTAGAGCACAGGACAGCGGCCCAGGGCGAAGCGAAACTGATGATGATCGAGCCACGCGGCGTGCTGAATACCGGCCATGAAGGGGGTGAGCGCACAGCCTTGAACGACGTGTGGATCTGA
- a CDS encoding TonB-dependent receptor domain-containing protein, with product MPCPPFSRALLTVALLTATAVQAEEAHELEPLPATELEASFVTATGGGTDVRDAPASVSVITREEIERQPVYDLNTLLRRIPGVTGGYGPVGEQSKIKLRGLDDKYTLILVDGKRVGSSADTNYRRDLGRQDINWISPNMIERIEIVRGPMSSLYGSDAMGGVINIITRKVSREWSGSLNVNTTIPEDSDRGQTNQTSVNLSGPVTDSLGLRLGANLTRRAADETAPRLDALGDFVYNDGAGGAKDHSVNALLNWQINENHELSFEAIQGVERSWSSKKTYGDWGDTVGEAFGAGRLTRDSFVVSHHGDWGFGTSRIDAYLNKFNNDLSEGKANSEEKIVEGSLNIPFDLLVNQRLTVGGQWKREQLTNTDTLGTVPVDYQGAAVGGADLEGDYSALFVEDELFLLDNLSLTLGNRFDHSDEYGNHNSPRAYLVYHPHPDWTVRGGVSRGFRAPSLKEGSAGAATNSGGRGCTSLRPLGYVTGSCWMAGNPNLRPEISTNKEIGVSFDRDGWEASLTYFHTDFEDKIEYAPLGYFQGRWWTMLENAEEARTRGWEGSTKVPLWENASWRTNATYMLESRNLSTGEDLISSPKLSLFSAIDWQITERIGTELSAQHVGKQRGLGTDFVKSYTTYDLTANWSATRWLTLNVGVQNLLDEDPRDDSTSFYVPGRAYFAGITTYF from the coding sequence ATGCCATGCCCACCTTTTTCCCGTGCCCTGCTCACCGTCGCACTGCTCACCGCGACTGCCGTCCAGGCCGAGGAAGCCCATGAGCTTGAACCGCTCCCCGCTACAGAACTGGAAGCTTCGTTCGTCACCGCCACGGGCGGCGGCACTGATGTGCGCGACGCGCCGGCCAGTGTCAGCGTCATTACCCGGGAAGAAATCGAGCGACAGCCGGTCTACGACCTGAACACCCTGCTACGCCGCATACCCGGCGTCACCGGGGGCTACGGCCCGGTGGGCGAGCAGTCGAAAATCAAGCTGCGCGGCCTCGACGACAAATACACCTTGATCCTGGTGGACGGTAAACGCGTCGGCAGTTCAGCCGACACGAATTACCGCCGTGATCTGGGTCGCCAGGACATCAACTGGATCTCGCCGAACATGATTGAGCGGATCGAGATCGTGCGCGGGCCGATGTCATCGTTGTATGGGTCAGACGCCATGGGCGGCGTGATCAATATCATCACCCGCAAAGTGTCCCGTGAGTGGAGCGGCTCGCTCAACGTCAACACCACGATCCCGGAAGACTCCGACCGTGGTCAGACCAACCAGACCAGCGTTAACCTTTCTGGCCCTGTCACCGACTCCCTGGGGCTGCGCCTGGGCGCCAACCTGACTCGGCGCGCTGCCGACGAAACCGCGCCGCGCCTCGACGCACTGGGTGACTTCGTTTACAACGACGGCGCCGGCGGCGCCAAAGACCACAGCGTCAACGCGTTGCTTAATTGGCAGATCAACGAAAACCATGAGTTGTCCTTCGAAGCGATCCAAGGCGTCGAGCGTTCGTGGTCGTCGAAGAAAACCTACGGCGACTGGGGTGACACGGTAGGTGAAGCCTTCGGTGCCGGACGCCTCACCCGTGATAGCTTCGTGGTCTCCCACCACGGCGACTGGGGCTTTGGCACCTCGCGGATCGACGCTTACCTGAACAAGTTCAACAACGACCTCAGCGAGGGCAAGGCTAACTCGGAAGAAAAAATCGTCGAGGGTAGCCTTAACATCCCGTTTGATCTGTTGGTAAACCAGCGCCTCACCGTTGGCGGCCAGTGGAAGCGTGAGCAACTGACCAACACCGACACGCTGGGCACCGTACCCGTTGATTACCAAGGGGCAGCGGTGGGTGGCGCGGACCTTGAGGGCGACTACTCTGCGCTGTTCGTCGAGGACGAGCTGTTTCTGCTCGATAACCTGTCGCTGACGTTGGGGAACCGCTTCGACCACAGCGACGAATACGGCAACCATAACAGTCCACGTGCTTACCTGGTCTATCACCCTCACCCTGACTGGACGGTGCGCGGTGGCGTGTCACGAGGTTTCCGTGCCCCCAGCCTGAAAGAAGGCAGTGCTGGCGCGGCGACCAACTCGGGCGGTCGCGGTTGTACATCGCTACGCCCGCTGGGTTACGTGACCGGCAGTTGCTGGATGGCCGGCAACCCGAACCTGCGCCCAGAAATCAGCACCAACAAGGAGATTGGCGTCTCCTTCGACCGCGACGGTTGGGAGGCCAGCCTCACTTACTTCCACACCGACTTCGAGGACAAAATCGAGTACGCGCCGCTGGGGTATTTCCAGGGCCGCTGGTGGACCATGCTTGAAAATGCTGAGGAAGCCCGCACCCGCGGCTGGGAAGGCAGCACCAAAGTGCCGTTGTGGGAAAATGCCAGCTGGCGCACCAACGCCACCTACATGCTCGAAAGCCGCAACCTGTCGACCGGTGAAGACCTGATCAGCTCGCCGAAGCTGTCGTTGTTCAGCGCCATCGACTGGCAGATCACCGAACGGATCGGCACAGAATTGTCAGCTCAGCACGTGGGCAAGCAACGCGGCCTGGGCACCGACTTCGTCAAGTCGTACACCACGTACGATCTGACCGCCAACTGGTCAGCAACCCGCTGGCTGACCCTGAACGTCGGCGTGCAGAACCTGTTGGATGAAGACCCACGTGATGACTCGACCAGCTTTTACGTGCCCGGTCGGGCGTATTTTGCCGGGATAACCACCTACTTCTAA
- a CDS encoding methyl-accepting chemotaxis protein — protein sequence MDEVVSRAREQYLAVQAGTQSIRDVVARSASSVQLLDNRMAQIGNITGLISDITNQTNLLALNAAIEAARAGEHGRGFAVVADEVRSLAARTARAADDIRHMVEGLQNETQQAVSFMEEGVQNVDDSLRLAEDASSENVQLHQAVEGMFAIIQQLNRRSIEYGKTIEQVNHSSSEMRQTAVVLQNSAQKVKVDAGKLQKLMGQFEVSGDGERVAAA from the coding sequence ATGGACGAGGTGGTCAGCCGCGCCCGCGAACAGTACCTGGCTGTGCAGGCGGGCACCCAATCGATTCGCGATGTGGTGGCCCGCTCGGCCTCGAGTGTGCAGCTGCTCGACAACCGCATGGCGCAGATTGGCAATATCACCGGGCTGATCAGCGACATCACCAACCAGACCAACTTACTGGCGCTGAATGCCGCCATTGAGGCGGCACGGGCGGGCGAGCATGGCCGTGGGTTCGCGGTGGTGGCCGATGAAGTGCGCAGCCTGGCGGCCCGCACCGCGCGGGCGGCCGACGATATCCGGCACATGGTCGAAGGCCTGCAGAACGAAACGCAGCAAGCGGTGAGTTTTATGGAGGAGGGCGTGCAGAACGTCGATGATAGTTTGCGCCTGGCCGAGGATGCATCGTCGGAGAACGTGCAACTTCACCAGGCGGTGGAGGGCATGTTCGCCATCATCCAGCAGCTCAACCGCCGCAGCATCGAGTACGGCAAGACCATTGAGCAGGTTAACCACTCCTCCAGCGAGATGCGCCAGACCGCCGTGGTGCTGCAAAACAGCGCGCAGAAGGTGAAGGTGGATGCCGGCAAGCTGCAGAAGCTGATGGGGCAGTTCGAGGTCAGCGGTGATGGCGAACGGGTCGCTGCCGCTTGA
- a CDS encoding AraC family transcriptional regulator translates to MERKTAHAATSDWVIRSAQPGSVERIEAWFGSHGYDPHRHDTYSIGRTLAGVQSFHYKGALCHGVPGNTLVLHPDEVHDGMAGTEAGFRYRMAYIDPALIQNVLSGEPLPFIAGGLSSDPRLYRASEAFVQALDHPLETLEEQDAVYDLAMALRAVGGKPRGRKRLDYRSAERARAFIMEHLHLGITLEMLEQASGREQWSLSRDFRALYGTSPYRFVTLRRLDTVRRLMLDGFTLVDAALAAGFHDQSHMTRHFTRSYGVSPLRWLERLRPAR, encoded by the coding sequence ATGGAACGTAAAACAGCCCACGCAGCCACCTCTGACTGGGTCATACGCAGCGCTCAACCCGGCAGCGTAGAGCGGATCGAAGCATGGTTCGGTAGCCATGGCTACGATCCGCATCGTCACGACACCTATTCGATCGGCCGCACCCTCGCCGGCGTGCAGAGCTTTCACTACAAGGGGGCACTGTGCCACGGCGTACCCGGTAATACGCTGGTCCTGCACCCTGATGAAGTGCATGACGGCATGGCCGGCACGGAGGCGGGCTTTCGCTACCGAATGGCCTACATCGACCCGGCGCTGATCCAAAACGTGCTCAGCGGTGAGCCGTTACCCTTCATTGCTGGCGGGCTGTCCAGCGACCCGCGCCTGTACCGCGCCAGTGAAGCCTTCGTGCAGGCACTGGACCACCCCCTGGAAACACTGGAAGAGCAGGACGCCGTCTATGACCTGGCCATGGCCTTGCGTGCGGTCGGCGGCAAGCCACGCGGTCGCAAACGCCTGGACTACCGCTCGGCCGAGCGCGCCCGGGCATTCATCATGGAGCACCTGCACCTGGGCATCACCCTGGAAATGCTCGAACAGGCCAGCGGGCGCGAGCAATGGAGCTTGTCACGGGACTTCCGCGCCCTTTACGGCACCAGCCCCTATCGCTTTGTCACGCTGCGGCGCCTGGACACTGTTCGGCGGCTGATGCTGGATGGCTTCACGCTGGTTGATGCAGCCCTGGCTGCGGGCTTTCACGATCAAAGCCACATGACCCGGCACTTCACCCGCAGCTATGGCGTGTCGCCTTTGCGCTGGCTGGAACGGCTGCGGCCTGCGCGCTGA